AACTCTGGATGGAACTATTCTTGAAAACGAAAATTATTCTCTCAATGTAAATTCATCTCCGAGTTCTATCTCTTGTTGGATTTATGCGGGAGGAAATTTGGTTGACGATTCGGGGATCATCGTAAATCTTGAATTTGGAGTAAATGCTTCGGCTCCCATCGGGGATGTGGCTGAACTACTTTTCACAGAAGCGATTGTAAATGAGCAAGATGTGAACAGTTCGGACGGACAGATTGAAATTCTCGGTGGTTACAATATTTCCGGAAATGTTTTCTATTACGAAGATGATTCACCAATTTCAAATGCATCTGTAATATTAACAAATCAGCGTGAAACTGTTTTGACAAACACTCAAGGCGAATATCAATTTTCTCTGATCGTCTCGGGCAATTATATTTCGCAAGTAGAAAAAACCGACGAGCTAGGTGGATTGAGCAGCATGGACGCCTCCCGAATAGCCCGTTATGGGATTGGTTTGATTTCGTTGGAACCTTGCCGGATCATCGCAGCCGATGTTACCCAAAATTCTTACGTCAACCCAACCGATGCATCGCGTGTTGCGAGATATGGAATCGGCTTGATTGAAAACTTGAATGACGGAGGAAATAACTGGGTTTTTGTGGCTGATTCCCTAAATTTCGCTGTATGGCCCCCCATTTATTATGATTCGCAAAAAGAATACACCCCTTTGAATTCCGATCTGTCAGCTGAAAATTTTTGTGGAATCAGGCTGGGTGATGTAACCGGAAACTGGTCTTCGTCCGAACGATTTTGTAGAAAAGGAACAAGGGACATCACCGCTTCGCTTCCGGATACTTCCACAGCCAATGGTAATATTTCTATTCCGCTTTCAGTCCAGAATCTGATTGATTTGGAGGGAATGGATATCGCAATCGAATTTAGCGAAAATATTGTCAGCGTTACGAATGTATCATTAGTTGGTGGCATTTTAGAGCAGGAAGATTTTGTGCTTGAATTCAATTCAAACACAGACGGATTAATTGCTATCAGTTTATATTCTATCGGGCAATTATTCACAGGTAGTGGAAATATTCTTAATATCCAATTTAATATAGTTGGACAAAGTGGTGAATCAACGGCACTTTCTTTTACTCAATTTGATGTGAACGAAATTGACT
The window above is part of the Candidatus Cloacimonadota bacterium genome. Proteins encoded here:
- a CDS encoding T9SS type A sorting domain-containing protein — protein: TLDGTILENENYSLNVNSSPSSISCWIYAGGNLVDDSGIIVNLEFGVNASAPIGDVAELLFTEAIVNEQDVNSSDGQIEILGGYNISGNVFYYEDDSPISNASVILTNQRETVLTNTQGEYQFSLIVSGNYISQVEKTDELGGLSSMDASRIARYGIGLISLEPCRIIAADVTQNSYVNPTDASRVARYGIGLIENLNDGGNNWVFVADSLNFAVWPPIYYDSQKEYTPLNSDLSAENFCGIRLGDVTGNWSSSERFCRKGTRDITASLPDTSTANGNISIPLSVQNLIDLEGMDIAIEFSENIVSVTNVSLVGGILEQEDFVLEFNSNTDGLIAISLYSIGQLFTGSGNILNIQFNIVGQSGESTALSFTQFDVNEIDYLSGTTNGSIYLEQNAAGGSNIENLFTELKYNFPNPFCEVTNISYSLAKSDWVTIKIYNLQGRLVETLIADHQDEGKYSVNLIAAEYPAGIYFYRMQTSNFEDTKKMLLIK